The sequence AAGGACACTAGGCCCATTAAACTAGTGAAGAAGGATATTATGCCGCTAGATAAAGAACAGGCTGCAGCGTTAACTAATATAGCTAAGACTACCGGAGAAATGCAACATATGGCCATATTACTGGCACTATCTACTGGTATGCGACTTGGTGAGTTATTCGGCTTAAAGTGGGATTGTGTTGATTTGAATAAGGGTGTAATTCAGGTAGTTCGGGCTCTAGTTACCAGTAAATCCGGACAGTTATTTCAAGAGCCGAAAACGGCTGCATCTCGCCGCAAAATACCTTTGCCGGCAGATGTCACTAAGGAACTGAGAAGGTATAAGAAATGGCAGGACTGGCAACGACATTTGATGGGCGATAAGTGGGAAGAAAATGACTTAGTGTTGGCTAATAACTATGGCCGGGTAGTTGATACAAGTAATTTTACATCTAGGTACTTCAAGACTATGTTAGTTCAAGCTGGAGTCGATAGGAGCGTAAAATTCCATGATCTGCGGCATACTCATGCAACATTACTGTTATTACAGGGGGTAAACGTGAAAGTGGTGGCGGAGCGGTTAGGGCATACAAGCATAAAGATGACGCTGGATACTTATAGTCATGTACTTCCGGATATGCAGGAGGCGGCGGTAAAGGCTTTGGAAGGAATGTTTTGCATAAGATAATAAAAGGGTATTTAATAGGCCGAAAGATTTTAGTATTATTAAACTAATAGCTATATTTTAATTTAATGGTTTCTAACTTCAAGTTTTTAAGGGGTGGGTAATGATTTTAATTAAAGAAATAACTAATTTGGATTTCAACGGTAAAGGAGAAGCTTTTGTAGAGCAAAAATTTATTACTCCCTTATTAGAGGCTTTAGGTTATGAGCATCATAGAGATTATGAAGTGGTACGTCATGGTGATAATAACGCCTCCTTTAAAGTGAAATATCCTCCTGTTGAACAAGGTGCAAAGACGGTAAAACATTACAATCCTGATTATATTCCAACCATACGTAAAAAAATGTTTTGGGTTATTGAAGCCAAATCTCCGAGTGTAGAATTTCCTTTCGAGTATAAGTATATAGTTCAAGGGCTTCAATATTGTCTCCATCCGGAGATACAAGCACAATACCTAGTTATTAGCAATGGAGTTCAAACTTCCATATATGCACCACTCGCATCTTTAGTATTGGAAAGAGAGATATATGAACCTATTCTTTCTTTTTCTTCAAAAGAGTTATTAATTAAATGGAAAGAAGTTCATGGATTATTATCGGTTGAACGTTTACGGGAAAACCTAGAAATTATGCTTCAACAAATGTACGAAAAAATATCGTTATCAAGTCTTGATATAAATTATCCTCAAAAGTTAGCTTCACAAATAACTTCAAATAAAGATGTTATAAGTGCTAAAATTGAGAAGCACATAACGCATCTTTATTGTGAAAAATACAATAAAGAACGGTCAACTTGGCAAGAGCAATTAAGGAGTTTATCTTATCAGGATTTATACCGTATACTTGATAATCCGCTCGGAGTAGGCAAAACAGTGGCTGATTATTATGTGGAAAAAGCATTATTGGTAGAAACTCCAGATGTAGTTTACTCTAATTTAATAAAAGACTATGAAAAGCAATCGATTTTTCGAAAAGAGCAAACATTTGTCGGATTGTGTGTATTGTTCAATAGTACTAGCGAAAATAAAAAAATTAAAACAACAATAGAAAGTTTTATTAAAAAATATGCAGATGGCGAATTAAAGCTGAATGTGCGGGATTGCGGTTTTTTCGTAAATATTTAATTCTTCATGTTTATCCACCAACCCGAGAATTGATAAATCAATATTTAAAAACTGCACCAGAATTAGAAAGATATGTAGATGGTCCAAATTCTCTTAAATTAACATATTTATCTGAAATAATAAGTCATAAAAAATATTTTGAAGTTTTTAAAAAATCTAAGGAAGAAGATTTAATAGTGTTTTGTAGTGAAATTGAAGTATGGGAATCTAAATTTGATACTGAATTCTGGGAAGCTAGAAAAAAGCTGGAGGTCTCAGAAAAACAAGCTGGGGGTTATGAATCATATGGTAAAAATAACCACCATTGGGCCTTTAAAAATATTGTTAATAACTTCATAAGTAATTTTTGTTGGAAAATAGGTTTCTACTTAACTTATTATGGCAGGTTTTCACCTGTCTTTTTTATTTAATAAGGTCCCATATTAAATTCAATGTTGATATAATAGCATTCAAGGGGACAATGAGTCGTAGGGGGATTGTGTATGTCGGCAAAATATAAATGGAACCGCTTTTGGTGCTCGCGTGATAAATTTGTAAATTTAGATAATGGGTTCCTATATGATCCGCAATCTGAATATGGAAAATATCACAATCCCAATGCCAAACCTTTGGAAGAGTTTTTAAGCTATCAATGCTTAGTTTTATTAGGAGATCCTGGCCTTGGTAAGTCATTTGAAGTTGAGATGAATAGACCTCTTACTATTAATGAAAAAACTGAGAATGAGAAAGAATTACTTGTAAATTTAAATACTTGCCAAAGCGATCATCAACTTGAGAAGAAGATATTACATAATCCTATATTTGAGTCTTGGCGCAATAGTGATCATCAAACTCTATATCTTACTCTTGAAAGTTTTGATGAATGCTTGATTCGCGTAGAGATTTTAAATAATTTATTACTTGAAATACTTAAAGAAAGTCCAATTGATCGGTTATATTTACGTATTGTTTGTCGTACAGGCTACTGGCCATCTGCATTAGAAATCGGGTTAAAGAAATTATGGGAAAAGGACGCTGTAAAGATTATAGAGCTTATGCCTCTGCGTCGAGTAGATGTGGAAAATGCTGCACGTATGGAATCTATAAATATTAGTGCTTTTATGGCAAAGATAGCTAGTCAAAACATTTCTTCTTTTGCTGCTAGACCAATAACTTTAAGGTTTTTACTCAATCGATTTAAGGCATCGGGAGATTTACCAGGAAATCAAATAGAGATGTACAATGAAGGCTGTTTAATGCTATGTGAAGAGGTAAATCCTTTTAGGATAAATACTAGCACTGCTGGAAGTTTATCTAGTAAAGCTCGTCTTATAGTTGCTTCAAGAATAGCCGCCGCACTTATATTTACAGGAAAGACTACAATTTGGAATGCTGCTAATTGTGGAGACATTTCTGTCGATGCTATTCCTATTCAAGCGTTAATTGGATTTGAACAGATAGATGGGCAGCCTATCCTGATTGATGAGCGTGTATTACAAGAAACATTAGCTACTGGAATTTTTTCCTCGCGTGGGCAAAATCTTTTGGGATGGGCGCATCAAACTTACGGTGAATTTTTGGCGGCCAACTATTTGAAGCTTCATTCCGCTAAGGAAAAGATAATCATGTCTTTAATTTCAGTAAATTATAGAAACGGAAAACGGCTAATACCTCAACTTTTTCCTGTAACCGCGTGGATTGCAGGAATGATTCCAACCATGTTCCGCCAAGTAATGAAGATGGAACCTGAGGTATTGCTATTGGGTGATATTGCTGCAACAACTGATTGCTTAAAAGCCGAGTTTGTAGAGGCGTTTTTAACTCAACTAGATAATACGGGGGTTATTGACTGGGCAATAAGTGGAAACCTAAGATACGATAGAGTAAAGCACTCAGGACTTGCAGAGCAGCTTAAATGTTACTTATCAGACAAGGCAAAAAATGAGACAGTAAGAATTGAAGCTCTAAATATCGCTAAGGAATGTGGGCTTGAAGAGCTTGGAAATATAATAAGTGATATTGCTTTAGACGTGAGTGATAATCAGGAGGTTCGAAGCACTGCTGCATTTGTCGTCTCTCGCATTGGAAAAGATAATGATAAAGCAAAGTTAAGAACAATAGTATTTACTGAGGACCAAGATAGCCATAACAAATTAAAAAGATATGCACTATTAGCTGTATGGCCTAATTCTATTACAGCAGAAGAGCTTTTTAGTATATTAACTCCAACTCAAAGAAATAACTACTTAGATAGTTCTTTCATATCAGACCATATTTTGAATGGATTGAAGCCTTTAGATTTGCCTATTGCAGTAAAGTGGGTTTTATCTCAATATAATGATGAAGAAATGACGATTCTTGATATATTTCCAGAAAAAATACTACAACTTGGATGGAAAAACTTAAACGTTCCAGGAGTAATTGAAAGTATAATTCCTGTTATTTTACGTAGAATACGGAACTATAAAAGTATTTTTGGGGAAAAATATTGTTTTTCAGATGATGATATGACTAGGCGGAGAATGTTTTTTGAATTCTTGATAAGTAATTATGAACTGAATCAAGAATTAGCACAGGATATCGTAAGTAGCAATCCTTCACTTATTTATACTGAAGATATTAATTGGTTGTTGGAAAAGTTAACATCAAATATATTACCAAGTAGAGATGAGCAAAGATTTTGGGCGTATTTATTAGATCATATTTGGTATCGAGGAGGTAATCTACCTGATGTGAGTGCACAGATCTTCGCTATATATCAAAAAAATCCCGATATAGCTGATATTTTTGCAAGCTCTTTTTCTGCTATTGAGTTGTCTTCAAAATATGCTGAGAAACAGAAAGAGTATTATTTGAAGCGAAAAGAATGGGAAGTGAGAGAAGAAAGAAAAGCAAAGACAAAGAATCGTGATGGCTTTAACATGAAAGAAAGAGTGAATACATTTGTAGAAAGAGTGGAAAGCGGAATTTTAAATGATTGGTGGAATTTGTGCCACTTACTAACATTTGATGAATCCGGAGATCAACTTAAGAGTGATCATTTATCAAATATTGCAGATCTGCCGGGGTGGAAAATTATTGAAGGAAATCTCCAATCAAGAATTATTGCCATTGCCGAACTTTATTTAATTAATAGAAACCCTGAGCCAGATAAGTGGATTAGTTCAGATAAGTTTTATGCGCCTGATTTTGCCGGATTTAAAGCTATTCGTTTATTA is a genomic window of Propionispora vibrioides containing:
- a CDS encoding tyrosine-type recombinase/integrase: MAKERSNGECTVFERKDRPGVWRGQAVWINAATGQRIVKSFDISKGTELQKKREALKKAQKWLDQVQNGLMPDADKVTVGDWIDRWLQDYVKPNVRIKSFDKYEGCLCDYVKPKFGNMLLTKVKEPDLQRFFIWLLSDGGRKGQGLSTSTVKATRRYLSMCFDQAIKSGLLLKNVVKDTRPIKLVKKDIMPLDKEQAAALTNIAKTTGEMQHMAILLALSTGMRLGELFGLKWDCVDLNKGVIQVVRALVTSKSGQLFQEPKTAASRRKIPLPADVTKELRRYKKWQDWQRHLMGDKWEENDLVLANNYGRVVDTSNFTSRYFKTMLVQAGVDRSVKFHDLRHTHATLLLLQGVNVKVVAERLGHTSIKMTLDTYSHVLPDMQEAAVKALEGMFCIR
- a CDS encoding type I restriction enzyme HsdR N-terminal domain-containing protein, with amino-acid sequence MILIKEITNLDFNGKGEAFVEQKFITPLLEALGYEHHRDYEVVRHGDNNASFKVKYPPVEQGAKTVKHYNPDYIPTIRKKMFWVIEAKSPSVEFPFEYKYIVQGLQYCLHPEIQAQYLVISNGVQTSIYAPLASLVLEREIYEPILSFSSKELLIKWKEVHGLLSVERLRENLEIMLQQMYEKISLSSLDINYPQKLASQITSNKDVISAKIEKHITHLYCEKYNKERSTWQEQLRSLSYQDLYRILDNPLGVGKTVADYYVEKALLVETPDVVYSNLIKDYEKQSIFRKEQTFVGLCVLFNSTSENKKIKTTIESFIKKYADGELKLNVRDCGFFVNI
- a CDS encoding NACHT domain-containing protein; this translates as MSAKYKWNRFWCSRDKFVNLDNGFLYDPQSEYGKYHNPNAKPLEEFLSYQCLVLLGDPGLGKSFEVEMNRPLTINEKTENEKELLVNLNTCQSDHQLEKKILHNPIFESWRNSDHQTLYLTLESFDECLIRVEILNNLLLEILKESPIDRLYLRIVCRTGYWPSALEIGLKKLWEKDAVKIIELMPLRRVDVENAARMESINISAFMAKIASQNISSFAARPITLRFLLNRFKASGDLPGNQIEMYNEGCLMLCEEVNPFRINTSTAGSLSSKARLIVASRIAAALIFTGKTTIWNAANCGDISVDAIPIQALIGFEQIDGQPILIDERVLQETLATGIFSSRGQNLLGWAHQTYGEFLAANYLKLHSAKEKIIMSLISVNYRNGKRLIPQLFPVTAWIAGMIPTMFRQVMKMEPEVLLLGDIAATTDCLKAEFVEAFLTQLDNTGVIDWAISGNLRYDRVKHSGLAEQLKCYLSDKAKNETVRIEALNIAKECGLEELGNIISDIALDVSDNQEVRSTAAFVVSRIGKDNDKAKLRTIVFTEDQDSHNKLKRYALLAVWPNSITAEELFSILTPTQRNNYLDSSFISDHILNGLKPLDLPIAVKWVLSQYNDEEMTILDIFPEKILQLGWKNLNVPGVIESIIPVILRRIRNYKSIFGEKYCFSDDDMTRRRMFFEFLISNYELNQELAQDIVSSNPSLIYTEDINWLLEKLTSNILPSRDEQRFWAYLLDHIWYRGGNLPDVSAQIFAIYQKNPDIADIFASSFSAIELSSKYAEKQKEYYLKRKEWEVREERKAKTKNRDGFNMKERVNTFVERVESGILNDWWNLCHLLTFDESGDQLKSDHLSNIADLPGWKIIEGNLQSRIIAIAELYLINRNPEPDKWISSDKFYAPDFAGFKAIRLLYSHSPERLEIIPIEVWKKWIPVIMCYPEWVDNQDGEFHQRVIKLAHTKDPTQVISSALKAIDKVIKNSGYLYRLNKFDYIWNDDLAASVFAKLKRRGIKSEVMSFLLQKLSLIKYEPAIKHAKINLKTRRNREKAIIYTQFLLDSEGLCVWNLIMETMKIDVEFGKELMLSMTSPWDNMALKLMPKLNEEQLGILYLWIVKHFPYEEDPHHEGVYSPTPRDDLTKVRSKVLELLVEKGSDEAVIALSKIVKELPKHDWLVVILNRAQKARHQRIWMPPTSEEVLSLIKSNRSRLVKNGDHLLEVVIDGLRQIQYKMQGETPLAFALWDKVRDHQYRPKSENDFSDLIKVLLEYELVNRGVVLNREVEIRRNRGGTSGQRTDIHVEAVSNTNTNDVVKVIIEAKGCWHDKLESAMETQLANGYLKENECNHGVYLVGWFNCKQWDPDDKSSRRQAFKNDYVGLVRKLDRQAEQLSIGDVLIKAFVIDVSLR